Part of the Vagococcus jeotgali genome, GGAAGTCAATTAGATATTCATCCACTAACTATTATTTTTGTATTATTAACAGCTGGAAAGTTATTTGGCGTACTTGGTGTGATACTAGGTGTACCAGGATATGCAGCTATTAAAGTTGTAGTATTACATGTTTTCGAGTGGTATAAAGATGTTTCTGGTTTGTATGATGAACCAGAAGAAACATCAACGTAAAAAGATCAGGCAATGGATTTACTAAGTCCGTTGTCTGATCTTTTATCTTTTATAATTATTTATTATGAATTAAAAGGTTTGAGCTTTTTGTCTAGCTATCTCATGAATGTCCGCTAAAATTTGCTCAGATTGTTCTGGGTGATGGTCGATACCTTGAATATAAATAGAATCAATGTCATTTACACCAACAAAGTTAAAAATATTATTGATAAACTGTGAAGACGTATCATGCCCATCATAGACACCACCACTTGATTGAATATGCACAACTTTTTTATTCTTTGTTAAACCAACAGGACCTGCTGCTGTGTATTTGAAAGTCTTACCTGACACAGTGATAGTATCAATCCATGCCTTTAGTTTTGTCGGGATGTTTAAATTCCACAGAGGGTTTGCGACAATAATTTTATCAGAGTTTAAAAACTGTTCAGTAAGCTCTGTAAAGCGAGTTATTTTAGCTTGTTGTTCAGGTGTCATTTCCTCACCCTTTTGAGCAGCTGCCCATCCATATAACATATCTTTATCTATTTCTGGAACGTTATCTTCATATAAATCTAAAACTGTTATTGTATCGGCTGGGTTAGTGGTTTCATAAGTAGTTAAAAACGTATCTAACACAGCTAATGTACGAGATTCTTCTTTACTTAAAGGATGAGACTTCACAACTAATAAATTTGACATAATAAACATACCTCATTTAGATTATTCATAACTTATAAATAATAAGCAATTAGTATTAATATAACGGATTTATATTGAAAAAGCAAAGAGAATTATAAAAATAGTAAATAGGAATTAAAAAAAAGACATAAGTGGATGATTTTTCTAAGTATTTACAGTATACTATCATGGGATAAACATAGAGGAGAGTAGTATATGGCTCAATTATTTTTTAAATATGGTGCAATGAACAGTGGGAAAACTATCGAGATTTTAAAAGTTGCTCATAATTATGAAGAACAAAACAAACCAGTTGTGTTAATGACTAGTGGTATTGATACACGAGATGAGGTTGGTTTTATTTCTAGTCGGATTGGCTTAAGGCGAGAAGCGACACCTATCTTTTCAGAAACAGATGTTTATGAAACAGTTAAATCTCTGTCATTCAAACCTTATTGTGTCTTGATTGATGAGTCACAATTTTTAGAGAAACAACATGTGATTCAATTTGCGAAGATTGTCGATGAGTTAGATATTCCTGTTATGGCCTTTGGTTTAAAGAATGATTTTAAAAATGAATTATTTGAGGGATCAAAATATCTACTACTTTACGCAGATAAAATTGAGGAATTAAAAACAATTTGTTGGTTCTGTCATAAAAAAGCAATTATGAATTTAAGAATGGATAATAATAAACCAGTTTACACTGGTGAGCAGATACAAATAGGTGGCAATGAAGCTTATTACCCAGTTTGTCGTAAGCATTATGTTAGCCCGTTGATTATGGAAATATAAAGGAGAGAAGTAAATGTTCGAACAATTACAAGCAGTAGAAGATCGTTATGAAGAGCTTGCTGAGCTGTTAAGTGATCCAGAGGTTGTCAATGATACAAAACGCTTCATGGAGTTGTCAAAAGAAGAAGCCAATACTCGTGAAACAGTGGAGGTTTACCGTCGTTACAAAGAAGTAAAATCAGGAATTACTGATGCTGAGGAATTACTTAATGAAAAACTAGATGATGATATGCAAGAATTAGCTAAAGAAGAATTATCAGAGTTAAAAACAGAACGTGATGAATTAGAAGATCGCATGAAGATTTTATTATTACCAAAAGACCCTAATGATGATAAAAATATTATCATGGAAATACGCGGTGCTGCAGGTGGGGATGAGGCAGCTCTTTTTGCAGGTGATTTATTTGAAATGTATCAGTCATATGCACAGGCTCAAGGTTGGAAGTTTGAAGTCATGGATGCTAACATCACAGATATTGGCGGGTATAAAGAAGTAACAATTATGATCACAGGTGATAGTGTGTACTCAAAACTTAAATATGAAAGTGGTGCTCACCGTGTCCAACGTATTCCTTCAACTGAATCACAAGGCCGTGTTCATACATCAACTGCCACAGTAGTTGTGTTACCAGAAGCCGAAGAGGTAGAGCTTGATTTAGCAGATAAAGATATTCGAGTTGATATTTATCATGCTAGTGGTGCTGGTGGTCAGCATGTTAATAAGACTGCCTCAGCTGTTCGTTTAACTCATGAGCCAACAGGTGTTGTAGTGGCTATGCAAGATGAGCGTTCTCAGTTGAAAAACAGAGAAAAAGCGATGAAAATTTTGCGTGCTAGAGTATATGACCAGTTGCAACAAGCAAGTCAAAGTGAATATGATGCTACTCGTAAATCTGCTGTTGGTAGTGGGGATCGTTCTGAGCGTATTAGAACATATAACTTCCCACAAAACAGAGTGACAGATCATCGTATTGGTTTGACCATTCAAAAATTAGATCAGATTTTAGCTGGTAAAGTTGATGAGATTATTGATGCTCTAGTTATCTACGACCAAACTGCTCAATTGGATAAGTTAAATGGATAAATTAGTCACATATTTTGAAGTCCTGAAATGGGCTTCTTCTTTTTTAGAAAATAATGGAAAAGAATCATATATAGCCGAGTATTTAATTTTAGAATACCATGAATGGTGTAAAACAGATTTACTGTTAAATTTGAAAGCAGAAATGCCTGTAAGTGAGAAACATAGGCTAAAAAAAGATTTAGAAAAAGTAGTCACAAATTATCCACCTCAATATTTAATTGGCTCTTGTGAGTTTTACGGGGAGCGTTTTTTAGTGAGTGAAGCAACCTTAATTCCTAGACCTGAAACAGAAGAGTTGGTAGATTTATGTTTGAGGGAAAATACTAACAAACCACAAATAGTGGTAGATATTGGAACAGGTAGTGGGGTGATTGCTTTATCATTAAAAAAACACCGTCAAAATTGGCAAGTAAGAGCAGTTGATTTATCATTAGATGCTCTAGAAATAGCTAAGAAAAATGCGGTAAAATTAGAAGAAGAAATCCATTTCTTTTACGGCAGTACACTAGAACCAATAGATGAAGAACAAATTGATATTATTATATCAAATCCTCCTTACATCAGTGATAAGGAGTGGGACGTAATGGATGAGTCAGTTAGAAATTTTGAACCTAAACTAGCTTTGTTTGCTGATAATGATGGATTAGCGATTTATGAAAAAATAGCCAAAGAAGCTGTTTTTAAGCTTAGTAAAACTGGCAAAATATATTTAGAAATAGGATATAAGCAAGGGGATGCTATCCAGCAAATGTACCAACATTACTTTCCAAATAAAAAGGTTAGACTAGTAAAAGATATTGCAGGTCAAGATAGAATAATCATTGTCTCTTAAAGGAGGGAATAGAGATGGTTGAAACAAGGGTGTATCAAAAAAGTGATTTGAATCTAGCAGCAAAAGTGTTACAACAAGGTGGTATTATAGCTTTTCCAACAGAAACAGTTTATGGATTAGGTGCTGATGCGACTAATGATTTGGCTGTTAGAAATGTCTATCAGGCTAAAGGCAGACCTAGTGATAATCCTCTAATTGTCCATATTAGTGATGAGAATATGCTGGAGCTTTTTGTCGAAGATATTCCTCTTAAGGCCAAACAATTAATGGATCAATTTTGGCCTGGTCCATTAACTATTATTTTAAAAACAAAAGAAAACAACGCGTTATCTAAATATGTAACAGCAGGTCTTTCAACGACAGCTTTTCGTCTACCTGATAACCTTGTCACAAGAAACTTAATCAAAAAGAGTGGCTTGGCTTTAGTAGGTCCTAGTGCAAATACATCTGGTAAACCAAGTCCAACGTCAGCTAATCATGTATTAGATGATTTAAATGGAAAAATTGAAGGCGTGATAGATGGGGGTGAGTGTCAAGTAGGTATTGAATCAACAGTGATTGATTTAAGCGATGATTTGATTCCTACCATTTTAAGACCAGGTGCTATTACAAGAGAACAAATTCAAGTAGTGATTGGTCCAGTTGAGATAGATGCTCATGTATCAAATGAGACTGAAGTACCAAAATCTCCTGGGATGAAATATAAACACTATTCACCAAATACAGAAGTTGTCATGATAGAAGGTGAGATAGAAGTTTGGTATCAAGCGCTAGACTATTATCAAAAGAAACATAAACAAGTTGGTATATTAGCCAGTCAGTTGATTTTAAATCAACTAAGCTCATATCCAGATATAATTCAAGTAGAATTATCACAAGAAAAAAGTATTAAAGAAGCGATGCAACACTTGTTTAGTGGTTTAAGAGCATTAGATAAGGTTCTGCCAGAAGAGTCAGGAATTATTTTAGTAGAAGCGTATGAAGATGTCTCTGAAAACCTAGGATATATGAACAGATTAAAAAAAGCTGCTAATCAGAATAAGTTTATTGTGTAAAAAAGGAAAAATCAGTATAATACAAATCAATAAGAAGATTGGGAGTGTGAGGGATATGGATTTTAAAAAAGATGATGTTGTATTATGGGAAGCTATTGCCAATGAAAAGAAAAGACAACAAGATACCATTGAATTAATTGCTTCAGAAAACTTTGTATCAGAAGCTGTCATGGCAGCACAAGGTAGTGTATTAACAAATAAATATGCTGAAGGTTACCCTGGCAAAAGATATTATGGTGGGTGTGAGTTTGTTGATGTGGTAGAGAATTTAGCTATTGATCGTGCGAAAGATTTATTTCAAGCAGATTTTGCTAATGTTCAAGCACACTCTGGATCTCAAGCCAACACAGCTGCTTATTTATCACTTTTAGAACCAGGTGACACTATTTTAGGTATGGATTTAACAGCAGGAGGTCATTTAACTCACGGTTCTCCAGTAAACTTTAGTGGAAAAACATATGATTTTGTATCTTATGGTGTGGATCCTGTGACTGAAGTGATTGATTATGATGTGGTAGAAATTCTAGCTCGTAAACATGAACCAAAATTAATTGTAGTGGGAGCTAGTGCTTATTCTCGTGAAATTGATTTTAAACGTTTTAAAGAAATTGCTGATAGTGTTGGTGCAAAAGTAATGGTAGATATGGCTCATATCGCTGGACTTGTTGCAACAGGTGAACATCCAAACCCAATGCCTTATGCTGATGTTGTGACGTCAACTACTCATAAAACACTAAGAGGTCCTCGTGGTGGTCTTATTTTAACTAACTCACCTGAATTAGCTAAAAAAATCAATAGTGCTATTTTTCCAGGAATTCAAGGGGGACCACTAGAACATGTGATTGCAGCAAAAGCTGTGGCATTTAGAGAAGCATTGTTACCAGAATTTAAAGAATATAGTAAGCAAATTGTACTCAATGCTAAAGCGATGGCACGTGTCATTAATCAATCAGAAGGGGTTCGTTTAATTAGTGGTGATACTGATAATCATTTATTATTAATTGATGTGACAGGTCTTGGTATGACAGGTAAAGAAGCAGAAGCCATTTTAGAGTCTGTTAATATTACAGTAAATAAAAATACGATTCCTTTTGAAAGTCGCTCACCGTTTGAAACAAGTGGTATTAGAATTGGAACACCTGCCATTACGACACGTGGTTTTAAAGAAGATGATGCTGCACAAGTAGCTGAATTAATCGTTGAAGCTCTATCTAATGCTAGTGATGAAAAAGTTTTAGAGCGTATTAACCAAGATGTGGCAACAATATTAAAGAAACACACGTTATATAGCTAAAATTTTAGGTGATTGACTAGTCA contains:
- a CDS encoding FMN-dependent NADH-azoreductase — translated: MSNLLVVKSHPLSKEESRTLAVLDTFLTTYETTNPADTITVLDLYEDNVPEIDKDMLYGWAAAQKGEEMTPEQQAKITRFTELTEQFLNSDKIIVANPLWNLNIPTKLKAWIDTITVSGKTFKYTAAGPVGLTKNKKVVHIQSSGGVYDGHDTSSQFINNIFNFVGVNDIDSIYIQGIDHHPEQSEQILADIHEIARQKAQTF
- a CDS encoding thymidine kinase, encoding MAQLFFKYGAMNSGKTIEILKVAHNYEEQNKPVVLMTSGIDTRDEVGFISSRIGLRREATPIFSETDVYETVKSLSFKPYCVLIDESQFLEKQHVIQFAKIVDELDIPVMAFGLKNDFKNELFEGSKYLLLYADKIEELKTICWFCHKKAIMNLRMDNNKPVYTGEQIQIGGNEAYYPVCRKHYVSPLIMEI
- the prfA gene encoding peptide chain release factor 1; protein product: MFEQLQAVEDRYEELAELLSDPEVVNDTKRFMELSKEEANTRETVEVYRRYKEVKSGITDAEELLNEKLDDDMQELAKEELSELKTERDELEDRMKILLLPKDPNDDKNIIMEIRGAAGGDEAALFAGDLFEMYQSYAQAQGWKFEVMDANITDIGGYKEVTIMITGDSVYSKLKYESGAHRVQRIPSTESQGRVHTSTATVVVLPEAEEVELDLADKDIRVDIYHASGAGGQHVNKTASAVRLTHEPTGVVVAMQDERSQLKNREKAMKILRARVYDQLQQASQSEYDATRKSAVGSGDRSERIRTYNFPQNRVTDHRIGLTIQKLDQILAGKVDEIIDALVIYDQTAQLDKLNG
- the prmC gene encoding peptide chain release factor N(5)-glutamine methyltransferase: MDKLVTYFEVLKWASSFLENNGKESYIAEYLILEYHEWCKTDLLLNLKAEMPVSEKHRLKKDLEKVVTNYPPQYLIGSCEFYGERFLVSEATLIPRPETEELVDLCLRENTNKPQIVVDIGTGSGVIALSLKKHRQNWQVRAVDLSLDALEIAKKNAVKLEEEIHFFYGSTLEPIDEEQIDIIISNPPYISDKEWDVMDESVRNFEPKLALFADNDGLAIYEKIAKEAVFKLSKTGKIYLEIGYKQGDAIQQMYQHYFPNKKVRLVKDIAGQDRIIIVS
- a CDS encoding L-threonylcarbamoyladenylate synthase; translated protein: MVETRVYQKSDLNLAAKVLQQGGIIAFPTETVYGLGADATNDLAVRNVYQAKGRPSDNPLIVHISDENMLELFVEDIPLKAKQLMDQFWPGPLTIILKTKENNALSKYVTAGLSTTAFRLPDNLVTRNLIKKSGLALVGPSANTSGKPSPTSANHVLDDLNGKIEGVIDGGECQVGIESTVIDLSDDLIPTILRPGAITREQIQVVIGPVEIDAHVSNETEVPKSPGMKYKHYSPNTEVVMIEGEIEVWYQALDYYQKKHKQVGILASQLILNQLSSYPDIIQVELSQEKSIKEAMQHLFSGLRALDKVLPEESGIILVEAYEDVSENLGYMNRLKKAANQNKFIV
- the glyA gene encoding serine hydroxymethyltransferase yields the protein MDFKKDDVVLWEAIANEKKRQQDTIELIASENFVSEAVMAAQGSVLTNKYAEGYPGKRYYGGCEFVDVVENLAIDRAKDLFQADFANVQAHSGSQANTAAYLSLLEPGDTILGMDLTAGGHLTHGSPVNFSGKTYDFVSYGVDPVTEVIDYDVVEILARKHEPKLIVVGASAYSREIDFKRFKEIADSVGAKVMVDMAHIAGLVATGEHPNPMPYADVVTSTTHKTLRGPRGGLILTNSPELAKKINSAIFPGIQGGPLEHVIAAKAVAFREALLPEFKEYSKQIVLNAKAMARVINQSEGVRLISGDTDNHLLLIDVTGLGMTGKEAEAILESVNITVNKNTIPFESRSPFETSGIRIGTPAITTRGFKEDDAAQVAELIVEALSNASDEKVLERINQDVATILKKHTLYS